ATTAGAATAACCATACGCCTATACATTTAACATATTTTGTACAATCGATAAGCTTCGAAGGTTCGACGTCGCATTGGGAAGAAATGTTTCCGTTGCGCGTAATATTCAGAGTTTATTATCGTTCGAGTCGCGCGACTttatctttcgttttctttcttcttttttccgacTATTTCGATTTTCTCTTCTCGACCGTCCCAATTCCGAGACGAAAGTCGCGATCCACCGGGTCGAGCACACCgacgcgagaacgaacgaaaatggTTCCCCCGTCGATGATCTCGCGATCGACTCCGTGTACCGCGACTCGCGAGACGATGCCTCGATAAAGCGCTCGCTGGTGgccgcgtgcgtgcgcgcgttcACTTCCGACGCGGGTATCGAATCCGCTCCTCGGAACGCGCCGAATATATCGATTCACCGATCCCGAGTCGATATCAAATAAATATTACCACCGTTTGAGCAAAAAACCAATATCCCTCCGAACACCCGTTGGATCCTCACCGAACCGAGTCCACGCGATTATCTCGGGACCCGATGAACGACTATCGATCGACGACTGCTCGGAAGAAACGAACGCAAttacctttctctctctctctctctctctttctctctctcttttgtaCAAACGGAAACAAAAtgatgtctctctctctctctctctctctttctctctggtcGAATTCAGAGAGAGAATTTCGGAACTAGGCGAGGTATTGCGGAGAGGGAACCGTGGATGACAGAGATACTCAGAGGGGCTGCCTTAAACCGAGAActatataataaatacaaatttcatcACGATCGAACGGTTTGTGCACTTGAGTCCCAGTGTCTCTGATCGATATAAAACGCGTAGTTCGACTCGAAGTGGTCGCGTATGCGCGACCCGTCCCGCGATATTTACGATCTCACCTTTCGAATAAACAATCACGAGGGACCGGTAAACGCCGGATCATGGATCGTCACCGTTGCGAGCAGCGCGGCACGATTGCCGCGACGATACCGGGTCGACGTGGACCCCGATACCCGCTCGAGTACTCGTTGAATCACGCACGCAGATGAACGTTGTGATTGTTGGATTTCTTTTTGTGCGTCTCGAGGTGCTTCATCATGTGGTCCTTCCTGATGAATCCCTTGCCGCAATTATCACAGGCGTACGGCTTTTCGCCAGTGTGGAGGCACATGTGCCGCCTGAGGTCAGTTTTGTGGTTGAACTGCTTCGGGCATATTTCGCACTTGTACGGCTTGTCGCCAGCGTGCTTCTGCAGGTGCTCCGCGTGCAGGTACTCGAGGGGGAACCTCTTGCCGCACTGATTGCATTTGAACGGCTTGTCGCCGGAGTGGAAGCTCTTGTTGTGTTGCGTCAGGTAGCAGGCCTTGTTGAAGACCTTGTCGCACTCGATGCACTTGTGAAAGCCGTCCTGCGAGATGTAGTGCGAGCCGGTGTTGGTGCTGGTCACCTGATGCTCCTTCGTGATCACGGCGGTGGTTTTCGATTTGTGATCCTTCGCGTATTGTCTGCCGATATTTGGATTCAGCTCCTCCTTGGCCTGAATCAGTTGCGGCAGATTGTTGTTCGCCTCGAGATTGTCCCGCGCGTGCTGAAGCGGATGGGACAGATGATGGTGGGTCTGGATGTCGTACTGCTTGATGATCATGCCGTCGGTGTTCGGCAGCATGTCCGTCTCCATGTTCGTAAGCGACTCGTACCTAGGTGGCGAGTTTCTGTACGGATCGTAGGTAGATCCGGGAGATTCGAACGAGCTTTCTTGAGGAGATGCGTTCTCCTCCGGACTTAGCCCCCCCACGTTAACGGCCTGCGGTTGGTTTTGGCCAATTAAGAACCCGGTCACGTTGAATTGCGTGAAACTGGGTAGGATCCTTTGATGGTTACTAAAGGTCCCAAAACCGGGTAAAACATCCTGagtctgctgctgctgctggtgttgttgttgctgctgctgttgttgttgctgctgctgctgttgctgctgctgctgctgctgctgctgctggtgctgAGATTGCTGATGTTGCTGAGATTGCTCAGAGAGGGACAAAGGCATCCCATTACCAGTAGTAGTTAGCTGGATGGTGATAGACTCCAGCAGGCCCGGGATGTTGGTAGTAGTTGTAACGTGGGGGGGCAAGGCGTTTGGGTACGGCTGATGAGGCATCGTAGTACCCCCCATCGCCGTGGGCGAAGCCATTGCTGGGTGGACCGAGCCCGGCGTTATGGGAGACGGCGAACTCATGTGGTGCGGGTGGGACGAGCCCATTGGCGAAGGGGAATTCAGGTGGGGCGCCGGCGGTGGGTGCATGGGCGACATGGGCGAACTCATGGGATGATGGACCGGAAGTTGGCCCGACGGCGAACCCATTGGCAGGTGATgaagttgctgctgctgttgctgctgctgctgctgctgctgctgatgGTGGGCCAGCTGGGGGGACGGGGAACCCATTTGTTGCTGATGGTGGCCTGCCATTGGGGATTGGGCCGGTGAATTGAGCGCCGGTACCATTGTGGAGCCCAAGTGGACCGCCGAaggctgctgttgctgttgttgctgcgtTAGGGCCGCCGCCGCCGAAGActcgctgctgctgctgctgttgctgttgttggaATTGTTGCTGTTGTAGAGACTGGTGGTGGTGGGCGTGTGCAGCAGGCCCCTCGCCGCCTCTCCCGAAGGACCTGCCATCAAGTTTGGGGGACTCCCGGAAGAAGATAATTCTGGCGATCTCGACGATCCCCCGCTCCTGCCGCCGGAGTGGTTATCTCTACCAGGATGATGATGAGCACTGATAGGCATGTTAGCTGGATCCGGTTGATTGCTTTGTTTAACCGCGTTCTTGTGCAGCGTCGTATTGTAGTGCCTTTTCAGATGGCCCGAGCTGGTGAACCACTTGTTGCACGCGGTGCAGTTGTAGGTCTTTGGTCGCCGCGCCTcgttacttttccacgattgatTGGCTATAGGCGGAGGCTTGGGCGGTTGTTGCAAAAGACCTCCGGGTATCTGATGGCCTGGCATCGGTTGCGTGCTCGTAATGATAGGCGAACCTGGATGTCGCGGCGGTTCAACGGGCATGTGTTGCCCGCGCATGAACTGACCCTGATCTGGGAGCGGCGAAACACTGTCCATGTGGCCCATTGGCGATAACCCGGGATGATAATCATGAGGTTGAGCGGCCGGTGGCCAACCCAGCATAGAACTCACCGAATGCGATCCTGCCCTTTGCTGCTGCTGATGCTGTTGTTGCAACACCTGCTGCTGATGCATCTGCATCTGCAACTCctgttgttgttgctgatgAAGCCTCATCAGTTCCTCCTCGTACCTGTGAGTTTGAACTTTGTGAGAATCCAGATCGAGAATCTCGGCCTGTTCCTCCGGTTCTTGCTTCACCTCCAACTTCACCGATTGACCGCTATTGTAGTCGTAACCggattgttgctgctgctgctgctgctgttgttgttgctgctgctgctggttgGACTGAGGCGGTGAGGCGTGCAACTGTTGTTGTTGATTCGGTTGTTGCGGACTGCTACCCAGTTGCTGGTATTGGTGCTGGCCGGGATAACCACCGGGTGAGTTCGAATGACTCGATCTCACGTGTTCGCCCAACTGATTCGCGTCCTCGTACACCGCGCCGCATTTATCGCATTGTAGCGGCGGGCTCCTTGGACTGGTGGAACTGACGGAACTGGTCCGTTCCGGTGGAAAATGTTGCTGATGTTGGTACGGATGGTAACGCGAATAACCTCCACCGCCACCACTACTACCGCCATTGTTCTGCGCGTCATCCGGCGGCGGTGAGTAATGATGGGGCAAGATGTAGGCCGGTTCGTTCTGCATAAAATAGTTGGTCTCGCCGAACATCGGCGTCTGAAAATGATTGTAACTTTGACCGGCaggctgttgctgttgttgttgcggcggctgctgctgctgttgttgctgttgctgctgctgctgttgttgttgttgttgttgttgttgagaggaCGTAGGGTCTTGAGAGGGCGGCCTCGAGGAAGGCTCGCTCGAGTCCGCCGGCGCAGTCACGCTCTCGCGTTTAACGCCCACGTGACTGTTGTGATTGCCGGCCttactgttgttgttgttactctcctcctgctgcgcctgactTGCCCACTGACTTAGCAGGTTCTCCTGGTGGTATCGCAGGTGCACCTCGAGACTTTTATCGCTTTCGAAGTAGAGGCCGCAGTCCTTGCAATGATGCTCCGGATTCGAACTGCTGCCTACGtactgttgctgttgttgctgctgttcgACACTCGTCATCTCACTCATATTGTCTCTCGGTCTCTACCCCTCTCTCTACTCGCATAGACGAGCCCGTTTCGTTCCTGTTCGTCCCTCCTCTGGCCCGGAGCACAGCACTTGTCCGTAATACAAGGGACAAAGACGAGCGACGACGCACCTCACACAACCGAAAACGCTGCGCACATACGCGCGCGTAAACGCggccgcgctcgcgcgcgcaccaAGTTCCAATAACAGTCTGTCCTCCGGGTATTGCGCGGTTCGG
The Ptiloglossa arizonensis isolate GNS036 chromosome 3, iyPtiAriz1_principal, whole genome shotgun sequence genome window above contains:
- the LOC143144419 gene encoding uncharacterized protein LOC143144419, coding for MSEMTSVEQQQQQQQYVGSSSNPEHHCKDCGLYFESDKSLEVHLRYHQENLLSQWASQAQQEESNNNNSKAGNHNSHVGVKRESVTAPADSSEPSSRPPSQDPTSSQQQQQQQQQQQQQQQQQQQQPPQQQQQQPAGQSYNHFQTPMFGETNYFMQNEPAYILPHHYSPPPDDAQNNGGSSGGGGGYSRYHPYQHQQHFPPERTSSVSSTSPRSPPLQCDKCGAVYEDANQLGEHVRSSHSNSPGGYPGQHQYQQLGSSPQQPNQQQQLHASPPQSNQQQQQQQQQQQQQQQSGYDYNSGQSVKLEVKQEPEEQAEILDLDSHKVQTHRYEEELMRLHQQQQQELQMQMHQQQVLQQQHQQQQRAGSHSVSSMLGWPPAAQPHDYHPGLSPMGHMDSVSPLPDQGQFMRGQHMPVEPPRHPGSPIITSTQPMPGHQIPGGLLQQPPKPPPIANQSWKSNEARRPKTYNCTACNKWFTSSGHLKRHYNTTLHKNAVKQSNQPDPANMPISAHHHPGRDNHSGGRSGGSSRSPELSSSGSPPNLMAGPSGEAARGLLHTPTTTSLYNSNNSNNSNSSSSSESSAAAALTQQQQQQQPSAVHLGSTMVPALNSPAQSPMAGHHQQQMGSPSPQLAHHQQQQQQQQQQQQQLHHLPMGSPSGQLPVHHPMSSPMSPMHPPPAPHLNSPSPMGSSHPHHMSSPSPITPGSVHPAMASPTAMGGTTMPHQPYPNALPPHVTTTTNIPGLLESITIQLTTTGNGMPLSLSEQSQQHQQSQHQQQQQQQQQQQQQQQQQQQQQQQHQQQQQTQDVLPGFGTFSNHQRILPSFTQFNVTGFLIGQNQPQAVNVGGLSPEENASPQESSFESPGSTYDPYRNSPPRYESLTNMETDMLPNTDGMIIKQYDIQTHHHLSHPLQHARDNLEANNNLPQLIQAKEELNPNIGRQYAKDHKSKTTAVITKEHQVTSTNTGSHYISQDGFHKCIECDKVFNKACYLTQHNKSFHSGDKPFKCNQCGKRFPLEYLHAEHLQKHAGDKPYKCEICPKQFNHKTDLRRHMCLHTGEKPYACDNCGKGFIRKDHMMKHLETHKKKSNNHNVHLRA